AGTTTATAATTAATTTGGTCGCGTCGTAATGTTATAACGTCAGTAGGGTAAACCTCTCTAGATGGTTTAACTTGCTGCCCGTTTACGGCAACATGTCCTTTTTTGCATGCCTCCGTAGCTATATTGCGTGTTTTGTAGTAGCGCACACACCATAAATATTTGTCAATCCTCATACTAAATCCTAAAAATCGTTGTTATAGCTGTACAAAAATAAAGTAAAATTGTATCTTGCGCCATTAAAATAAAAATAAAAATGAAGAGATTTTTTAAGGTTTTTAGCCTACTTGCATTTGTTGCATTTTTTGCTGCCTGTAATAAAGATGATGGGTCGTCTGTAGAGCCACCAAGAGATTATGCAGAGCAGTATGCAGTAGAGAAAGTAGACATTGAAAATTACCTGAAAGAGCATTATATAGCCAGTGTTGATGAAGATTTTAATGTAACGATAGAAGAAATTCCAGATGGCGGCGATCAGGTTTCTATTTGGGACCAAACGGAATATGAATTATTAGCTAAAGATGTTAACCTTGCAGGCGTAAATTTTGAGTTGTATTATTTGGTTTTACGACAGGGGGTTAATGAGCAGCCTACAAGAGCCGATAGGGTTCGTGTAGCTTACAGAGGTTTTAGATTGGATGGAACACAGTTTGATTCTGATCCGTTTCCGCAAGATAATATTTCTCTTATAACTTATGTTAATGGATGGCACGAAATTATCCCATTGTTTAAAACAGGGGTGTATATAGATGAACCTGATAGTCCAAACCCTGCTGAGTTTGAAGATTATGGTGCTGGCATAATGTTTTTACCGTCGGCTTACGGGTATTATAATAATGTTCGTACAGGTATACCTGCCTACAATCCGCTTGTATTTAGCTTTAAATTATATGATTTACAATTTGTTGATAGCGATGGCGATGGCATCCTAAGTAAGTATGAAACCGATAACGGTATTGATATTCGTGATTTTGATAGCGATGGCGATGGTGCGCCTGACTACTTGGATATTGATGATGATAATGACGGCTACTCTACCCGTTTAGAGATAACAATACCTGATACGGATGAGGTTTACGACTTTGAAGATATACCTACTTGCGATGGTGGTACGGTTAAAAAACATTTAGATGCTTCCTGTTTTTAAGGAGAATATACTACCATAAAATAAAAAAGCCTGTTCAATTTGAACAGGCTTTTTTATTTAGTCATTAGATAAAAAATTGCTAATAGTATCAATGATTTTTGATAAGTTATCCTTATAGCTTTCAATGACAGTAAAATGCTTCTCAGTAACATTCTCCATATCTATATAAGCAGCATTTACTTGATTTGCAATACCATTTACTTCTATAGCATCGCTATCTTCAGGGATATATTTTGCTGTAATTTGAAGTAATGGTATAACGAACATTTGAACTAAAAGACCTCTATCTTTTAGTCCGTTATCATCTATAATATTACTGTTTCTATGTGTGTCATTAATAAGGTTGGAGTATTCAGGCATAAATAAATCATTTTCATTAAATGTCCACTTTTTTATGCCTTCATGAATTGATATTTCTATGGCTCGTTTGTTACATAACGTATAATGTTTTGTGTACATAATTTCTCTGTATTTATAGAATTTAGATTCGTGAAAATTATATTTCTCAATGTATGTTCTGAATTCACTCCTTAATGATTCTCTA
The Flavobacterium litorale genome window above contains:
- a CDS encoding FKBP-type peptidyl-prolyl cis-trans isomerase, with translation MKRFFKVFSLLAFVAFFAACNKDDGSSVEPPRDYAEQYAVEKVDIENYLKEHYIASVDEDFNVTIEEIPDGGDQVSIWDQTEYELLAKDVNLAGVNFELYYLVLRQGVNEQPTRADRVRVAYRGFRLDGTQFDSDPFPQDNISLITYVNGWHEIIPLFKTGVYIDEPDSPNPAEFEDYGAGIMFLPSAYGYYNNVRTGIPAYNPLVFSFKLYDLQFVDSDGDGILSKYETDNGIDIRDFDSDGDGAPDYLDIDDDNDGYSTRLEITIPDTDEVYDFEDIPTCDGGTVKKHLDASCF